One window of Dermacentor albipictus isolate Rhodes 1998 colony chromosome 9, USDA_Dalb.pri_finalv2, whole genome shotgun sequence genomic DNA carries:
- the EloB gene encoding elongin-B, giving the protein MDVFLMVRRKKTTVFLDAKETTSVRELKKMIAGITKVAPENQVLYKDDQCMDDNKVLTEYGLNSSTAKAQAPATVGLVFRDPDTGKFEPLEVTPLSSPPELPDVMKPPESQTHEQTVA; this is encoded by the coding sequence ATGGATGTGTTCCTCATGGTGCGGCGGAAAAAAACCACCGTCTTCCTCGACGCGAAGGAGACAACCTCGGTGCGCGAGCTGAAGAAGATGATCGCCGGAATCACCAAGGTCGCGCCCGAGAACCAGGTGCTCTACAAAGACGACCAGTGCATGGACGACAACAAGGTGCTCACCGAGTACGGCCTCAACAGCAGCACGGCCAAGGCCCAAGCGCCAGCCACCGTGGGGCTCGTTTTTCGAGACCCCGACACGGGCAAGTTCGAACCGCTTGAAGTGACGCCGCTCTCGAGCCCGCCCGAGCTGCCGGACGTCATGAAACCGCCCGAATCGCAGACCCACGAACAAACGGTGGCTTGA
- the LOC135912591 gene encoding uncharacterized protein, which produces MKKYTQLALIVVCILSVLALLICERRYANMKVILEVMDVFETKEAAVKCDRQIELLRRSQLDSGGALTHVVFPVWREVSASESWSLFVYSAYWDVAEDGANVSRIVALVERDLPADLKCLLWFDAVHHVRADTFAVTTLSAAAAGEHDSTSAVVLECAVRDISIEPVAVSFSWTSASGRTDDSQVVPLESTRRLPASANATRNFSVCVPPLGSTVTPLTLVEFAVYHRHIGVDDFVFYDADSLPDAKRLLAAVPGRTLASVKLLPWNLPRRFANVSESARIADCLLRTKKRARSALFLEMNQFVSLAAAKDLNQLARGLYSLHTSDNRTSTPLVLFHTHYFCDEFSDDIVASSLQIRFVTQRKVKYHRLSEKHKVFLVATGFTKSVVAALRSPNHPVENNVLVPERSAVVNVYRKCRPLLPVRNTREHYVPDMHMTNFRSLLFSSKLYRYFEKQPYASLLL; this is translated from the coding sequence atgaagaaatacaCGCAGCTTGCCCTCATTGTCGTATGTATTCTCTCCGTCCTCGCGTTGCTCATTTGCGAGCGGCGATACGCCAACATGAAAGTGATCCTCGAGGTGATGGACGTCTTCGAGACGAAGGAGGCCGCCGTCAAGTGTGACCGGCAGATTGAGCTCCTGCGACGCTCCCAGCTCGACTCTGGCGGCGCCCTGACGCACGTTGTGTTCCCGGTCTGGCGCGAGGTCTCCGCCTCGGAAAGCTGGTCGCTCTTCGTCTACTCGGCGTACTGGGACGTTGCCGAGGACGGAGCGAACGTGTCGCGAATCGTGGCCCTTGTCGAGAGGGACCTACCGGCCGACCTGAAGTGCTTGCTGTGGTTTGACGCCGTGCACCACGTCCGAGCGGACACCTTCGCGGTCACAACGCTGAGCGCAGCTGCCGCCGGCGAGCACGACTCGACGTCGGCCGTTGTCTTGGAGTGCGCCGTCCGTGACATTTCCATCGAGCCCGTCGCTGTCTCCTTCTCGTGGACCTCTGCATCTGGCCGCACCGACGATTCGCAGGTCGTCCCCTTGGAGTCGACGCGGCGCCTGCCGGCCTCCGCGAACGCGACGCGAAACTTCAGCGTCTGCGTTCCTCCGCTCGGCTCGACGGTGACGCCGCTGACACTGGTCGAGTTCGCCGTCTACCACCGCCACATCGGGGTCGACGACTTCGTCTTCTACGACGCGGACTCGCTGCCGGACGCCAAGAGGCTACTCGCCGCAGTTCCCGGACGCACCTTGGCCAGCGTGAAACTGTTACCGTGGAACTTGCCCCGGCGGTTCGCAAACGTGTCCGAGTCGGCGCGCATCGCAGACTGCCTCTTGCGAACCAAAAAGCGGGCCCGCAGCGCTTTGTTCCTGGAGATGAACCAGTTCGTCTCGCTGGCTGCAGCAAAGGACTTGAACCAGCTGGCGCGCGGGCTTTACTCCTTACATACATCCGACAACAGAACGAGCACACCATTGGTGCTTTTTCACACGCACTACTTCTGCGACGAATTCTCGGACGACATTGTGGCGAGCTCGCTGCAAATACGTTTTGTGACCCAGCGTAAGGTCAAGTACCATCGACTGTCGGAAAAGCACAAGGTGTTCCTTGTCGCCACCGGCTTTACCAAAAGTGTAGTGGCCGCTCTGAGAAGCCCGAATCATCCCGTTGAGAACAACGTCCTTGTTCCCGAGCGCTCGGCCGTAGTCAACGTGTACAGGAAGTGCAGACCACTTTTGCCAGTCAGGAACACGCGGGAGCACTATGTGCCGGACATGCACATGACGAACTTCCGAAGTCTGCTGTTCTCATCGAAATTGTATCGCTACTTTGAAAAGCAGCCATACGCAAGCTTATTGCTGTAG